The uncultured Desulfobulbus sp. genome window below encodes:
- a CDS encoding DVU0298 family protein — translation MSSKAEELLRPWCPFCGMDVGRPTMATQRRMREFAQGTCECGAVYVSEATGHNIGAAMVECLVSACNDEWDLAWELIPEDDYLTGIIEDYDEVTHQVIPKRNLDGRAVRGVLYFVRLHREMAELVERFENKQSEQPALGEGAALQSQAASAPAEVTTPFASPALEPERDPKRKKKRADKRIVKQLAEARDINALVDLFFDDSKVLRYLQRLLYDPTPGARFQHAWVIGQVCGRVATREPGAVADLLHRMFESSTDSASSSWGMVETIGAIIAARPDIYGAFTRHLFNFMGDPGTREGVLWGLCEIAAVKPELIRKSTPFYSLFPVLNHTIPELRGLALRLLGRIQAKEAEMQIMGLQFDTTPITIYEQGLPVETTVAALSGEATRNIHKDDSNGN, via the coding sequence ATGAGCAGCAAGGCGGAAGAATTGCTCAGGCCCTGGTGCCCGTTTTGCGGGATGGATGTTGGCCGCCCGACGATGGCCACCCAGCGGCGAATGCGTGAATTCGCGCAGGGAACCTGCGAGTGTGGAGCTGTGTATGTCAGCGAGGCAACGGGTCATAACATCGGTGCCGCCATGGTGGAATGTCTGGTCTCTGCCTGTAACGATGAGTGGGATCTTGCCTGGGAACTTATTCCGGAAGATGACTATCTCACCGGCATCATAGAGGACTATGACGAGGTTACCCATCAGGTCATCCCTAAGCGTAACCTTGATGGTCGCGCCGTGCGCGGGGTGCTCTATTTTGTCCGGCTCCATCGCGAGATGGCCGAACTGGTTGAGCGGTTTGAGAACAAACAGTCTGAGCAGCCTGCTCTAGGTGAAGGAGCCGCACTCCAATCGCAAGCTGCTTCAGCCCCAGCCGAGGTGACGACTCCTTTTGCTAGCCCTGCGCTAGAACCGGAGCGTGATCCTAAACGCAAGAAAAAACGGGCAGATAAAAGGATCGTGAAACAGCTTGCGGAGGCGCGCGACATCAACGCCCTGGTCGATCTCTTTTTTGATGACAGCAAGGTCCTGCGCTATCTGCAGCGACTTTTGTACGACCCGACCCCCGGGGCCCGTTTTCAACATGCGTGGGTTATCGGCCAGGTCTGTGGACGGGTTGCAACCCGTGAGCCGGGAGCGGTTGCAGATCTCTTGCATCGTATGTTTGAGTCCAGCACCGATTCTGCTTCGAGCTCCTGGGGGATGGTTGAGACCATCGGTGCAATCATTGCAGCTCGGCCTGATATCTACGGTGCCTTTACCCGACATCTGTTCAACTTTATGGGAGATCCAGGAACCCGCGAAGGCGTTCTTTGGGGCCTGTGTGAAATTGCAGCGGTTAAACCAGAGCTCATTCGCAAATCCACCCCGTTTTACTCCTTGTTTCCGGTGCTGAATCACACTATTCCCGAGTTGCGCGGTCTTGCCCTGCGACTGTTGGGCAGGATTCAGGCAAAAGAGGCTGAGATGCAGATCATGGGATTGCAGTTTGATACAACCCCCATCACTATTTACGAACAAGGGCTGCCCGTGGAAACCACCGTGGCCGCATTGAGCGGTGAGGCGACCCGAAACATTCATAAGGATGACTCCAATGGCAACTGA
- a CDS encoding AlpA family phage regulatory protein, with protein MYALISEGRFPKPVKLSPRSARWKASAVYAWIESLPTTDVSEGAAA; from the coding sequence CTGTACGCACTTATCAGTGAAGGCCGATTCCCCAAGCCGGTCAAACTATCTCCCCGATCTGCTCGCTGGAAAGCAAGCGCCGTTTATGCCTGGATTGAAAGCCTCCCTACCACCGACGTTTCCGAAGGGGCAGCAGCATGA
- a CDS encoding riboflavin synthase gives MFTGIIQGLGTLFEKRPAGGGMIFGIEADFDLTDPEEGESIAVNGACLTARNIKGNRFYVDVSPESIRRTGLGTLQSGSRVNLERALRLSDRLGGHLVSGHVDTQGQVRERRNAGDFTLFTFSIDASLTKYVVEKGSITINGVSLTVNSCERDQFSVSIIPHTLSVTTLGLLRQGDKVNLEVDIIGKYVEKLLSTDAARATAGSRINPGFLAENGFL, from the coding sequence ATGTTTACCGGGATCATTCAAGGGCTGGGGACGCTTTTTGAAAAACGTCCCGCTGGCGGCGGGATGATCTTCGGAATAGAAGCCGATTTCGATCTGACTGATCCAGAAGAGGGCGAATCCATTGCTGTTAATGGTGCCTGTCTCACTGCTCGGAATATCAAAGGAAACCGGTTCTATGTCGATGTCTCGCCAGAGAGTATTCGGCGCACCGGACTGGGAACTCTGCAGTCTGGGAGTCGGGTTAACCTCGAGCGGGCACTGCGTTTAAGTGATCGACTTGGTGGTCACCTGGTCTCTGGGCATGTCGATACCCAAGGTCAGGTACGGGAGCGGCGTAATGCTGGAGATTTCACCCTGTTCACCTTTTCCATAGATGCGTCCCTGACGAAATATGTAGTCGAAAAGGGATCTATCACGATTAACGGGGTCAGTCTTACTGTAAACAGTTGTGAACGTGATCAATTTTCGGTCTCCATTATTCCCCACACCCTGTCGGTGACAACTCTTGGCTTGTTACGCCAGGGGGATAAGGTGAATCTGGAAGTAGATATCATCGGCAAATATGTCGAAAAATTGCTCTCGACAGATGCGGCTCGTGCAACCGCAGGAAGTCGAATAAATCCAGGATTTTTAGCCGAAAACGGGTTTCTGTAA
- a CDS encoding toprim domain-containing protein, protein MSFTEKIRKTLKGSEYWTRKTRSNSNTIQGLTCPVCGDQGAWAYSSSPMSINCNRMSQCGARTKTLELFPEIRQDVERDFPATKEDPHLPAREYLKSRGLSQVLTGLEFRYLKNARKTGSGAVLFLVAKDSDGKELLNGRLFNPPPGVGKTHNIGSTAGRFWQHPEMPYDSNQKTFITEGILDALSLLEMGKQAIAVLSSGQDPAKIDLSFFKNLALAFDNDEAGHRACIKWKSSHPEADVILCDQGQDWNDILNTGPIANVIELLEESLPGFRNNGALALAKDATEYATLYHQFNKHPPGLFIFNRSTYFSTVKIPRNEAAEPFVAVSRCIRGTIKVLSYIVDRSNPAKPEYLYNLEVHPAKGKPIEVTATGKDISSARPLNEFLLSSAKINWEGEPKAATALQTKITSDKTAPEVLQLTVNGYQPESGHYIFNQWAVDISGNQATPNKRGLFKIGHNQYFRPPQHGESKAIPPTTITKKRIK, encoded by the coding sequence ATGTCGTTTACAGAAAAAATCAGAAAGACTCTGAAAGGCTCTGAATACTGGACTAGGAAAACACGATCAAACAGCAACACCATTCAGGGGCTTACCTGTCCCGTTTGCGGTGATCAGGGCGCGTGGGCTTACTCTTCAAGCCCCATGTCTATCAACTGTAACCGCATGTCACAGTGCGGGGCACGCACCAAAACTCTTGAACTCTTCCCGGAGATTCGCCAGGACGTTGAACGAGATTTTCCAGCTACCAAAGAAGATCCACACCTACCGGCGCGGGAGTACCTGAAATCGAGGGGCCTTTCCCAAGTGCTGACCGGCCTTGAATTCCGTTATCTGAAAAACGCCAGAAAAACCGGATCGGGGGCAGTGTTGTTCCTGGTGGCCAAGGACTCAGACGGTAAGGAACTTCTGAACGGGAGACTTTTCAACCCACCACCAGGCGTAGGAAAAACCCATAATATCGGGTCAACCGCTGGTCGGTTCTGGCAACACCCGGAAATGCCCTACGATTCAAACCAGAAGACGTTCATCACCGAGGGCATTCTTGATGCCCTTTCCTTGCTTGAAATGGGCAAGCAGGCCATTGCCGTTCTTTCTTCCGGCCAGGACCCCGCCAAGATTGATTTATCTTTTTTCAAGAACCTGGCCCTAGCATTCGACAATGATGAGGCGGGCCACCGTGCTTGCATAAAATGGAAATCTTCTCACCCGGAAGCCGATGTAATCCTTTGCGACCAGGGGCAAGACTGGAACGACATTCTCAATACTGGACCTATCGCCAACGTCATAGAACTATTAGAAGAATCCCTTCCCGGGTTTCGGAACAATGGAGCATTGGCCTTGGCAAAGGATGCCACCGAGTACGCCACTCTTTACCACCAGTTCAACAAGCATCCACCAGGCTTGTTTATATTCAACCGATCGACCTATTTCTCTACCGTAAAGATCCCGCGCAACGAAGCGGCAGAGCCTTTTGTTGCCGTCTCCCGTTGTATCAGAGGAACAATTAAGGTCCTCAGCTACATTGTAGATCGCAGCAACCCGGCCAAACCGGAATACCTGTACAACCTGGAAGTACACCCGGCCAAGGGGAAACCGATTGAAGTAACTGCCACCGGTAAGGATATATCAAGCGCCAGGCCTTTAAACGAATTTCTGCTTTCCTCAGCAAAAATCAATTGGGAAGGCGAACCCAAGGCGGCAACCGCCCTGCAAACCAAAATCACCAGCGACAAAACCGCCCCTGAAGTGCTGCAGCTCACCGTCAATGGCTATCAGCCAGAGAGTGGCCACTACATTTTTAATCAGTGGGCGGTCGATATATCCGGCAACCAGGCCACCCCAAACAAACGGGGGCTGTTCAAGATCGGCCACAATCAATATTTCAGGCCACCGCAGCACGGGGAAAGCAAAGCCATTCCCCCGACTACCATCACGAAGAAACGAATCAAATAA
- a CDS encoding tetratricopeptide repeat protein yields MATDNLQPLESIGAAPKSSDPDLEDPAKRDYMEGRKFFQEGEYAQAAISFHNALRGFEEKGDQIGVANAADRLGDACLARGEYAMALANFKQAHAICEKEDDSFSALSINKKMAAAYRKLGDHDKAQEMLFDILEHYRLTNNPKGAVEVLTLIAESYNEQGDKASAADAYRSVASIHKRFKHERIAEQFAKRAAELAQEG; encoded by the coding sequence ATGGCAACTGATAACCTCCAACCGCTTGAATCCATCGGTGCGGCTCCTAAATCTTCAGATCCTGATCTCGAAGATCCGGCAAAAAGAGACTATATGGAGGGGCGTAAGTTCTTTCAGGAAGGGGAGTATGCCCAGGCTGCCATATCTTTTCACAACGCTCTGCGCGGATTCGAGGAGAAAGGTGACCAGATCGGTGTGGCCAATGCGGCCGATCGACTGGGCGATGCCTGTCTGGCTCGTGGCGAATACGCCATGGCGCTGGCGAATTTCAAACAGGCGCATGCCATCTGTGAAAAGGAAGACGACAGTTTTTCAGCTTTGTCCATCAATAAAAAGATGGCTGCAGCTTATCGCAAACTTGGTGATCACGATAAGGCGCAAGAAATGCTCTTTGATATCCTTGAGCATTATCGCCTCACCAATAACCCCAAAGGGGCGGTTGAAGTCTTGACGCTTATCGCAGAGAGCTACAACGAGCAGGGCGATAAGGCAAGTGCTGCCGATGCCTATCGTTCAGTTGCGAGTATTCACAAGCGATTCAAACATGAGCGCATTGCTGAGCAGTTTGCCAAACGGGCTGCTGAGCTTGCGCAGGAAGGATAA
- the ribE gene encoding 6,7-dimethyl-8-ribityllumazine synthase, with the protein MAQYIEGNLQGNGRKLGIVVARFNSFICEKLLEGALDSLVRSGVNGDDVTVARVPGAFEIPLVAQKMAKSGKYDAVIVLGAVIRGATPHFDYVAGEVAKGTAQVMLDTGVPVLFGVLTTETIEQAIERAGTKAGNKGSDVAIAALEMINLLENVG; encoded by the coding sequence ATGGCACAATATATTGAAGGAAATTTACAGGGGAACGGGCGCAAACTGGGCATTGTCGTGGCCCGTTTCAACTCCTTTATCTGCGAAAAACTTTTGGAAGGAGCGCTTGATAGCCTGGTTCGATCCGGTGTCAACGGTGACGATGTAACCGTTGCTCGTGTTCCTGGGGCCTTTGAAATTCCATTGGTCGCGCAGAAGATGGCCAAATCGGGCAAGTATGATGCAGTTATCGTCCTGGGAGCAGTGATTCGTGGTGCAACCCCTCACTTTGACTATGTTGCAGGTGAGGTTGCCAAAGGTACCGCCCAGGTGATGCTTGATACAGGAGTACCGGTTCTTTTTGGTGTACTGACCACGGAAACAATTGAACAGGCCATCGAGCGTGCTGGCACCAAAGCCGGAAACAAAGGCTCTGATGTGGCTATCGCCGCCCTGGAAATGATCAATCTTTTGGAGAACGTTGGTTGA
- the nusB gene encoding transcription antitermination factor NusB: MGLRRKSREFALQFLFSHDFQGASCAPEDVAQDIDTFCQSFEAGEKSIAYGKQLITGICTNLSDIDTLLSAHSHNWRVERMSLVDRNILRIAVYEMQYCDEAPAQVAINEALEIAKRYSIGESVAFINGILDAVQDALQP, from the coding sequence ATGGGATTACGGCGTAAATCCAGGGAATTTGCCCTGCAGTTTTTGTTCAGCCACGATTTTCAGGGGGCCTCCTGTGCCCCTGAAGATGTGGCCCAGGATATCGATACCTTCTGTCAGTCTTTCGAGGCCGGGGAGAAGTCAATTGCCTATGGCAAGCAGCTCATTACCGGCATCTGCACAAACCTTTCGGACATCGATACTCTACTTTCCGCCCATTCGCATAATTGGCGAGTGGAGCGTATGTCGCTGGTAGATCGCAATATTCTTCGTATTGCCGTCTATGAGATGCAGTACTGTGACGAGGCCCCGGCGCAGGTGGCTATCAACGAGGCCCTGGAGATAGCCAAACGCTACTCCATCGGAGAGTCCGTGGCCTTTATCAACGGTATTTTGGATGCAGTTCAGGACGCGCTGCAGCCATAA
- a CDS encoding integrase arm-type DNA-binding domain-containing protein codes for MLTAIEVRNAKPQKKAYKLTDGKGLYLYIAPSGMKTWRYRYTVAGKETSYVIGEYPTLSLEAARKERMALREKVKAGINLAEERRQQKQAVIETQEEAKKLKINSFETVACEWHHHRQARWSAGYAKSNMNKLRNNVFPAIGTAPVDQITPPMVLKVIREVEARGAGETAKKCLEIMNGVFRYAIQTGLATYNPAADMRGVLKARKVKHHPMIKPEELPAFLQALTKSDVHTTTKLALQFTILTAARSGEVRGATWLEVDLEKKLWIIPAERMKMKAPHAVPLSKQAIAILNRLKVLHGNQPLLFPGIHYPDKPLSENTMLFALYRIGYHSKATVHGFRALFSTIANESGWDPDAIERQLAHKEKNAIRAAYHRSEYIQERTEMMQWWADHLHHLEHGADIVPIGRKAVAGE; via the coding sequence ATGCTTACCGCAATAGAAGTTCGCAACGCTAAACCCCAGAAGAAAGCATACAAGCTCACCGACGGTAAAGGCCTTTACCTGTACATAGCCCCCAGCGGCATGAAAACATGGCGCTACCGCTATACCGTTGCAGGAAAAGAAACTTCCTATGTCATCGGTGAATACCCCACCCTTTCTCTTGAAGCCGCCCGCAAAGAACGGATGGCACTTCGAGAGAAGGTTAAGGCTGGAATCAACCTTGCCGAAGAACGCCGCCAACAAAAGCAAGCCGTTATCGAGACCCAAGAAGAAGCAAAGAAGCTGAAGATCAACAGCTTTGAGACTGTTGCTTGTGAGTGGCACCACCACCGTCAAGCCCGCTGGTCAGCCGGTTACGCCAAATCAAACATGAACAAGCTGCGAAACAATGTGTTTCCAGCCATTGGTACCGCACCAGTTGACCAGATAACCCCGCCCATGGTCTTGAAGGTAATTCGAGAGGTTGAAGCCCGTGGAGCTGGCGAGACTGCAAAAAAATGTCTTGAGATCATGAACGGTGTTTTTCGCTATGCCATCCAAACCGGCTTGGCAACCTACAACCCGGCGGCCGACATGCGGGGTGTACTCAAAGCCCGCAAGGTGAAGCACCACCCCATGATAAAGCCGGAAGAACTACCAGCTTTCCTGCAGGCCCTCACAAAATCTGACGTACACACCACCACCAAGCTTGCTTTACAATTCACCATCCTGACCGCCGCCAGATCCGGCGAGGTACGCGGGGCCACTTGGCTTGAAGTTGACCTTGAGAAAAAGCTGTGGATCATCCCCGCCGAGCGCATGAAGATGAAAGCGCCTCACGCTGTTCCCCTCTCCAAGCAGGCCATAGCTATTCTAAACCGGCTCAAAGTTCTGCATGGCAATCAGCCACTACTTTTTCCCGGCATTCACTACCCGGATAAGCCCCTCAGCGAAAACACCATGCTCTTTGCCCTGTACCGCATAGGCTACCACTCAAAGGCAACCGTGCACGGCTTCCGGGCGCTGTTCAGTACCATAGCCAATGAATCAGGCTGGGACCCGGACGCAATCGAACGCCAACTTGCCCACAAAGAGAAGAACGCCATCAGGGCCGCCTATCACCGAAGTGAGTACATCCAGGAGCGAACAGAAATGATGCAATGGTGGGCCGACCACCTGCACCACTTGGAACACGGTGCGGATATTGTGCCAATAGGAAGAAAAGCAGTAGCCGGAGAATAA
- a CDS encoding bifunctional 3,4-dihydroxy-2-butanone-4-phosphate synthase/GTP cyclohydrolase II, with protein MAVSSIEEVIEDIKAGKMVILVDDEDRENEGDLCMAGEMVTPEAINFMATHGRGLICLAMSPDIVDQLGLPMMVSNNQSPYGTGFTISIEARTGVSTGISAADRARTIEAAVAPDATARDIISPGHIFPLRARGGGVLVRTGQTEGSVDLARLAGMRTAGIICEIMKEDGTMARMPDLEVFAKEHDLKIATIADLVAYRLRKDVLVRAAVEARLPTQHAGEFRVIAYQNDVDHMEHVALVMGDVSTDEPVMVRVHSECLTGDVFGSARCDCGPQLHAAMRMVEQEGRGVVLYMRQEGRGIGLVNKLKAYNLQDNDGLDTVEANIRLGFKPDLRDYGIGAQILRDLGVRKMRLLTNNPKKIIGLEGYGLEVVDRLPIEIPAEAENKKYLQTKRDKMGHILELYGDMPMGSVTRDP; from the coding sequence ATGGCAGTCAGTTCAATTGAGGAAGTAATAGAGGATATCAAGGCCGGGAAAATGGTTATCCTGGTTGATGACGAGGATCGCGAAAACGAAGGCGATCTCTGCATGGCCGGTGAAATGGTCACACCGGAGGCTATCAATTTTATGGCAACCCATGGCCGTGGGCTCATCTGCCTGGCCATGAGTCCGGATATCGTGGATCAATTAGGTCTGCCAATGATGGTCTCCAATAACCAGTCCCCTTACGGGACCGGGTTCACCATCAGCATCGAGGCCCGTACAGGAGTCAGCACCGGCATTTCGGCCGCCGACCGTGCCCGCACCATTGAAGCTGCCGTGGCACCTGATGCAACTGCGCGTGATATCATCAGCCCCGGCCATATCTTTCCACTTCGTGCACGTGGCGGTGGGGTACTTGTGCGTACCGGACAGACAGAAGGATCGGTTGATCTGGCGCGTCTGGCGGGCATGCGTACTGCCGGCATCATCTGCGAGATCATGAAAGAAGACGGCACCATGGCCCGTATGCCGGACCTGGAAGTTTTTGCCAAAGAACATGATCTGAAAATCGCAACCATTGCTGATCTTGTGGCCTACAGGTTGCGCAAAGACGTTCTGGTCCGTGCAGCTGTTGAAGCTCGTTTACCCACTCAGCATGCCGGGGAGTTTCGGGTTATCGCCTACCAGAACGATGTCGATCACATGGAGCATGTTGCTTTGGTCATGGGCGATGTCAGCACCGATGAGCCGGTGATGGTTCGCGTTCATTCCGAATGTTTGACCGGTGATGTCTTTGGTTCCGCCCGCTGTGATTGTGGGCCGCAGCTGCATGCAGCCATGCGTATGGTTGAGCAGGAGGGGCGCGGGGTGGTCCTCTATATGCGTCAGGAAGGTCGGGGCATCGGGCTTGTCAATAAGCTTAAAGCCTACAACCTCCAGGATAACGATGGTCTGGATACGGTGGAGGCGAATATTCGCCTCGGCTTTAAACCGGACCTGCGCGATTACGGAATTGGTGCCCAGATTCTTCGCGATCTCGGCGTACGCAAGATGCGGCTTCTTACCAATAATCCCAAAAAAATCATTGGGCTGGAAGGCTATGGGCTGGAGGTCGTCGATCGCTTACCTATCGAGATCCCGGCTGAGGCAGAAAATAAAAAGTATTTGCAAACCAAACGGGATAAGATGGGACATATCCTCGAGCTGTACGGCGATATGCCGATGGGTTCGGTCACCAGAGATCCGTGA
- a CDS encoding tetratricopeptide repeat protein translates to MTDAKKTADTQAVIAELEKIVEQKPNNVMARHHLGLIYRQVGRIEEAVAQLEKAIELDNQSMESMINLGAIFFDQGDSERALELNERALKVSPDMAEAHVNIGLIRQHRGEVEQAVESYNRALQVDPKLLTAWINLTSAHTMLEEDDKAVDAARQAVTLEPDSAMARNNLAVALYFKGDFSESLRNMEKAKELGYSVDPRFADALKEKLA, encoded by the coding sequence ATGACGGATGCAAAAAAAACAGCCGACACCCAGGCTGTTATCGCAGAGCTTGAAAAAATTGTCGAGCAGAAGCCCAACAATGTTATGGCCCGGCATCATCTCGGTCTGATTTATCGTCAGGTGGGCCGTATTGAAGAAGCTGTGGCGCAGCTGGAAAAAGCTATTGAGTTGGATAACCAGTCCATGGAATCCATGATTAACCTGGGGGCCATCTTTTTTGATCAGGGGGATAGCGAGCGCGCCCTTGAGCTTAATGAGCGAGCCCTGAAGGTTTCTCCGGATATGGCTGAAGCCCATGTCAATATCGGTCTGATCCGTCAGCATCGTGGTGAGGTAGAGCAGGCTGTGGAGAGTTATAACCGGGCGCTGCAGGTCGACCCTAAACTGCTGACAGCATGGATCAATCTGACTTCGGCACATACCATGCTGGAAGAAGATGACAAGGCCGTGGATGCAGCCCGTCAGGCTGTGACCTTAGAGCCCGATTCGGCCATGGCCCGGAACAATTTAGCTGTTGCACTGTATTTCAAAGGGGACTTTTCAGAGTCGCTGCGGAACATGGAAAAAGCGAAAGAGCTTGGCTACAGCGTTGATCCCCGCTTTGCCGATGCGCTCAAAGAAAAACTGGCCTGA
- a CDS encoding transposase, with amino-acid sequence MIARCPEIFPLEIQHGYRMKDSYVSIRLNIRIRRIEVENTNFTIRPSFVMPYQTAFTKDIDNALFLRKFDIPFWALAHVFGRNASFWYRLESHLGRFSIVGTTIKEPAKLPAHLVADEKHTKIRGKKCYIPTTVAEGCILGVAVTEKADNADLERGYSTFKQEALDLKPKYSPKTVNTDGWAATKNAFGNLFPSICILSCFLHIYIKIRDRSKKKHRELFIEVATALWECFQAPTRRSFSQKIRRLVEAAQYESYPDVILAPLKKIKSNIVDYSMTYKHKGSHRTSNMLDRLMQGMDRHMYNTRYFHGSLEAAEQNIRGWAHIKNFAPQNPKTVKQHAGLKSPSEQLNGRRYHDCWLQNLLISSSLGGFRGAPLNPK; translated from the coding sequence ATGATAGCCAGATGTCCGGAAATTTTTCCGCTTGAGATCCAGCATGGCTATCGGATGAAAGACAGTTACGTCTCAATAAGGCTCAACATCCGGATACGACGGATAGAAGTGGAAAATACGAATTTTACCATACGTCCATCATTTGTGATGCCCTATCAAACAGCATTCACCAAAGATATTGACAACGCCCTGTTTCTACGAAAATTTGATATACCGTTTTGGGCACTTGCACATGTTTTCGGCAGAAATGCATCGTTTTGGTATCGGCTTGAAAGCCACTTGGGACGATTCAGTATCGTCGGGACTACCATTAAGGAACCGGCCAAACTGCCGGCGCATCTCGTTGCCGACGAAAAGCACACGAAAATACGGGGCAAAAAGTGCTATATCCCAACAACTGTGGCTGAAGGCTGTATACTCGGTGTCGCCGTTACCGAAAAGGCAGACAATGCCGACCTTGAGCGAGGCTACAGCACCTTCAAGCAAGAGGCTCTGGATCTAAAACCGAAGTACTCCCCAAAGACTGTGAATACAGACGGCTGGGCAGCAACCAAAAATGCATTTGGCAACCTTTTTCCATCGATATGCATCTTGTCCTGTTTTCTGCATATTTACATTAAGATACGCGACAGATCCAAGAAAAAACACAGGGAGCTATTCATCGAGGTGGCAACAGCGCTTTGGGAATGTTTTCAAGCCCCCACAAGGCGTTCATTTTCCCAAAAAATCAGAAGACTTGTGGAAGCAGCACAATACGAATCGTATCCTGATGTGATTCTAGCCCCTTTGAAAAAGATCAAGAGCAATATCGTTGATTATTCAATGACATACAAGCACAAGGGAAGTCACAGAACAAGCAACATGCTTGACCGGTTAATGCAGGGAATGGACCGCCACATGTACAATACGAGATATTTCCACGGTTCCCTGGAAGCAGCAGAGCAAAATATTCGGGGCTGGGCGCACATCAAAAATTTTGCTCCGCAAAACCCGAAAACGGTGAAACAACATGCTGGATTGAAAAGTCCATCCGAACAGTTGAATGGCCGTCGATATCACGATTGCTGGCTACAGAACCTTTTGATTTCCTCCTCTCTTGGAGGATTTCGAGGGGCTCCCCTAAATCCGAAATAA
- a CDS encoding bifunctional riboflavin kinase/FAD synthetase, with protein MEIYRDLSAIKHPFVRAHVTIGNFDGVHLGHQKLFEHVVTRARQDQGTSIAVTFDPHPLKVLSPKGIRLISTTEQKIELIERAGIDVLVIIPFSPEVAVTTAEEFVDQVLLDRLGMCDLVVGYDYAMGKGRQGDTAFLEQKGREEGFSVLVVPAHYEQGSLVSSTRIRALVAQGKMRDVRRLLGRYYQIRGDVQWGRQRGGKLLGFPTANLSLSEEDLCPKRGVYVTQVIYDGRQYGGVSNIGYNPTFGDTGLVAETHIFEFNADIYGRPLKINLLRHLRGEITFDGIDALAAQIRRDIQVAQEVLAQERQRRLISYQQATSF; from the coding sequence ATGGAAATATATAGAGATCTCAGCGCAATAAAACATCCGTTCGTCCGTGCCCACGTCACTATCGGTAACTTCGATGGTGTTCATCTCGGGCATCAGAAGCTCTTTGAGCATGTGGTCACCAGGGCTCGGCAGGACCAGGGTACCAGTATTGCAGTCACCTTTGATCCGCATCCTTTAAAGGTGCTTAGCCCCAAAGGCATTCGCCTTATCTCTACCACCGAACAAAAAATTGAGTTAATTGAACGGGCGGGCATCGACGTATTGGTCATTATTCCCTTTAGTCCTGAGGTGGCGGTAACGACCGCAGAAGAATTTGTTGATCAGGTTCTCCTTGATCGCCTGGGTATGTGTGATCTGGTTGTAGGGTACGATTATGCCATGGGCAAGGGGCGACAAGGAGATACGGCATTTTTGGAACAAAAGGGTAGGGAAGAGGGATTCTCCGTACTTGTTGTGCCTGCGCATTATGAACAGGGAAGCCTGGTGTCGAGCACCCGAATTCGTGCGTTGGTGGCCCAAGGCAAGATGCGCGACGTCCGTCGTCTGCTTGGTCGATACTATCAGATTCGCGGTGATGTCCAATGGGGGCGTCAACGTGGGGGCAAGCTGTTAGGCTTTCCCACGGCGAATCTGAGCCTCTCTGAGGAGGACCTCTGTCCGAAACGGGGTGTATATGTCACCCAGGTTATTTATGATGGTCGGCAATATGGCGGCGTTTCCAATATTGGCTATAATCCAACTTTTGGTGATACCGGGCTGGTAGCTGAAACACATATTTTTGAATTTAACGCAGATATTTACGGGCGTCCGCTTAAAATAAATCTTTTGCGTCATCTCCGAGGCGAGATCACGTTTGACGGCATTGATGCCCTGGCCGCTCAGATCAGGCGTGATATTCAGGTGGCCCAGGAGGTCCTGGCCCAGGAGCGACAACGAAGACTGATCAGCTATCAGCAAGCGACGAGCTTCTGA